Proteins from a genomic interval of Maniola jurtina chromosome 8, ilManJurt1.1, whole genome shotgun sequence:
- the LOC123867641 gene encoding glutamate-gated chloride channel isoform X27 has protein sequence MGWSCVVARAVAVLLMLSRASALTSDIFAAGKSDKEILDNLLKNSRYDKRLLPPVDDPEFCCGLTSPNDTLNQNNIGLPSLRPRSHNRGVLTVNVSVLLLSLASPDESSLKYEVEFLLQQQWYDPRLRYSNQSHYDFLNAIHHHEDIWLPDTYFIMHGDFKDPIIPMHFALRIYRNGTINYLMRRHLILSCQGSLNIFPFDDPLCSFALESISYEQSAITYVWKNDEDTLRKSPSLTTLNAYLIKNQTIPCPNKASWRGNYSCLKVDLIFTRDRAFYFTTVFIPGIILVTSSFITFWLEWNAVPARSMIGVTTMLNFFTTSNGFRSTLPVVSNLTAMNVWDGVCMCFIYASLLEFVCVNYVGRKRPLHNVVYRPGENPVTQRLPAVLSRIGIILASPLGDKKRESTTATDLVTCTACTGAPGSCTHTANNGGVSEPCFVQVRKKEPPHPIRVAKTIDVIARFTFPTAYAVFLIFFFIHYKAFS, from the exons ATGGGTTGGTCATGCGTTGTGGCACGCGCCGTGGCTGTCCTCCTCATGCTCAGCAGAGCATCTGCACTTACGTCcgatat ttttgcaGCGGGCAAGTCGGACAAAGAGATTCTGGACAATCTTCTGAAAAACTCCCGCTATGACAAAAGACTGCTCCCACCAGTAGATG ATCCTGAATTTTGTTGTGGTCTCACTTCGCCGAACGACACTctcaatcaaaataatattgggCTACCCTCGCTTCGGCCTCGATCGCACAATCGTG GTGTCCTCACCGTAAATGTTAGCGTGCTACTTCTTAGTTTAGCATCTCCAGATGAATCTAGTCTT AAATACGAGGTTGAATTTCTTCTGCAACAGCAGTGGTATGATCCTCGACTGCGGTATTCAAATCAGTCGCATTACGACTTCCTTAACGCCATCCATCATCACGAGGATATTTGGCTACCCGATACTTACTTCATCATGCATGGAGACTTTAAA GATCCAATAATACCGATGCATTTTGCCTTGCGCATATATCGGAATGGCACCATCAACTACTTGATGCGGCGTCACCTCATTTTGTCCTGTCAGGGAAGCCTCAACATATTCCCATTTGATGACCCATTGTGTTCATTTGCGTTAGAAAGTA TATCATACGAACAATCGGCTATAACTTATGTTTGGAAAAACGATGAAGACACTCTAAGGAAGTCACCGTCGTTAACGACGCTAAATGCCTACCTCATCAAGAACCAGACCATTCCTTGTCCCAATAAAGCGAGCTGGAGAG GTAACTACAGCTGTCTAAAGGTGGACCTTATTTTTACAAGAGACCGAGCATTCTACTTTACCACAGTATTTATCCCTGGCATAATCCTGGTGACCTCTTCCTTCATCACATTTTGGCTGGAATGGAACGCAGTTCCAGCTCGTTCCATGATAG GTGTAACAACCATGTTGAATTTCTTTACAACGTCCAATGGTTTCCGTTCAACGTTACCAGTGGTGTCGAATTTGACTGCAATGAACGTATGGGACGGAGTGTGCATGTGTTTCATCTACGCGTCCCTTCTTGAATTTGTCTGCGTCAATTACGTAGGTCGCAAGAGACCACTGCATAATGTGGTGTATAGGCCCGGCGAGAACCCAGTAACACAG CGACTGCCCGCAGTTCTGAGCAGAATTGGCATTATACTGGCCAGCCCCTTG ggTGATAAAAAGAGAGAGTCAACAACTGCAACAGATCTGGTGACGTGTACAGCATGTACAGGTGCGCCCGGATCTTGCACACATACGGCCAACAATGGCGGGGTTTCCGAG CCATGTTTCGTTCAGGTCCGTAAAAAGGAGCCTCCGCATCCAATCCGTGTGGCGAAGACGATCGACGTGATAGCTCGCTTTACCTTCCCCACTGCGTACGCCGTGTTTctcatcttcttcttcattcACTACAAGGCCTTCTCTTAA
- the LOC123867641 gene encoding glutamate-gated chloride channel isoform X13 — protein sequence MGWSCVVARAVAVLLMLSRASALTSDIFAAGKSDKEILDNLLKNSRYDKRLLPPVDDPEFCCGLTSPNDTLNQNNIGLPSLRPRSHNRGVLTVNVSVLLLSLASPDESSLKYEVEFLLQQQWYDPRLRYSNQSHYDFLNAIHHHEDIWLPDTYFIMHGDFKDPIIPMHFALRIYRNGTINYLMRRHLILSCQGSLNIFPFDDPLCSFALESISYEQSAITYVWKNDEDTLRKSPSLTTLNAYLIKNQTIPCPNKASWRADGLTLYEDDEDLTCNLCQRRFEEQGNYSCLKVDLIFTRDRSFYFTTVFIPGIILVTSSFITFWLEWNAVPARVMIGVTTMLNFFTTSNGFRSTLPVVSNLTAMNVWDGVCMCFIYASLLEFVCVNYVGRKRPLHNVVYRPGENPVTQRLPAVLSRIGIILASPLEAMAFLHWAKSETPQPETSGAGDKKRESTTATDLVTCTACTGAPGSCTHTANNGGVSEPCFVQVRKKEPPHPIRVAKTIDVIARFTFPTAYAVFLIFFFIHYKAFS from the exons ATGGGTTGGTCATGCGTTGTGGCACGCGCCGTGGCTGTCCTCCTCATGCTCAGCAGAGCATCTGCACTTACGTCcgatat ttttgcaGCGGGCAAGTCGGACAAAGAGATTCTGGACAATCTTCTGAAAAACTCCCGCTATGACAAAAGACTGCTCCCACCAGTAGATG ATCCTGAATTTTGTTGTGGTCTCACTTCGCCGAACGACACTctcaatcaaaataatattgggCTACCCTCGCTTCGGCCTCGATCGCACAATCGTG GTGTCCTCACCGTAAATGTTAGCGTGCTACTTCTTAGTTTAGCATCTCCAGATGAATCTAGTCTT AAATACGAGGTTGAATTTCTTCTGCAACAGCAGTGGTATGATCCTCGACTGCGGTATTCAAATCAGTCGCATTACGACTTCCTTAACGCCATCCATCATCACGAGGATATTTGGCTACCCGATACTTACTTCATCATGCATGGAGACTTTAAA GATCCAATAATACCGATGCATTTTGCCTTGCGCATATATCGGAATGGCACCATCAACTACTTGATGCGGCGTCACCTCATTTTGTCCTGTCAGGGAAGCCTCAACATATTCCCATTTGATGACCCATTGTGTTCATTTGCGTTAGAAAGTA TATCATACGAACAATCGGCTATAACTTATGTTTGGAAAAACGATGAAGACACTCTAAGGAAGTCACCGTCGTTAACGACGCTAAATGCCTACCTCATCAAGAACCAGACCATTCCTTGTCCCAATAAAGCGAGCTGGAGAG CTGATGGTTTAACACTTTACGAAGACGATGAAGACCTGACATGTAATCTTTGCCAGAGACGATTTGAGGAGCAAG GTAATTACAGCTGCCTCAAAGTGGATCTAATCTTCACAAGAGATAGATCATTTTACTTCACTACTGTTTTCATTCCGGGCATCATTTTGGTGACGTCGTCTTTTATTACTTTTTGGTTGGAATGGAATGCAGTACCTGCTAGAGTCATGATAG GTGTAACAACCATGTTGAATTTCTTTACAACGTCCAATGGTTTCCGTTCAACGTTACCAGTGGTGTCGAATTTGACTGCAATGAACGTATGGGACGGAGTGTGCATGTGTTTCATCTACGCGTCCCTTCTTGAATTTGTCTGCGTCAATTACGTAGGTCGCAAGAGACCACTGCATAATGTGGTGTATAGGCCCGGCGAGAACCCAGTAACACAG CGACTGCCCGCAGTTCTGAGCAGAATTGGCATTATACTGGCCAGCCCCTTG GAGGCGATGGCATTCCTCCATTGGGCAAAATCTGAAACGCCTCAGCCGGAGACTAGCGGTGCT ggTGATAAAAAGAGAGAGTCAACAACTGCAACAGATCTGGTGACGTGTACAGCATGTACAGGTGCGCCCGGATCTTGCACACATACGGCCAACAATGGCGGGGTTTCCGAG CCATGTTTCGTTCAGGTCCGTAAAAAGGAGCCTCCGCATCCAATCCGTGTGGCGAAGACGATCGACGTGATAGCTCGCTTTACCTTCCCCACTGCGTACGCCGTGTTTctcatcttcttcttcattcACTACAAGGCCTTCTCTTAA
- the LOC123867641 gene encoding glutamate-gated chloride channel isoform X22, whose amino-acid sequence MGWSCVVARAVAVLLMLSRASALTSDIFAAGKSDKEILDNLLKNSRYDKRLLPPVDGVLTVNVSVLLLSLASPDESSLKYEVEFLLQQQWYDPRLRYSNQSHYDFLNAIHHHEDIWLPDTYFIMHGDFKDPIIPMHFALRIYRNGTINYLMRRHLILSCQGSLNIFPFDDPLCSFALESISYEQSAITYVWKNDEDTLRKSPSLTTLNAYLIKNQTIPCPNKASWRADGLTLYEDDEDLTCNLCQRRFEEQGNYSCLKVDLIFTRDRSFYFTTVFIPGIILVTSSFITFWLEWNAVPARVMIGVTTMLNFFTTSNGFRSTLPVVSNLTAMNVWDGVCMCFIYASLLEFVCVNYVGRKRPLHNVVYRPGENPVTQRLPAVLSRIGIILASPLEAMAFLHWAKSETPQPETSGAGDKKRESTTATDLVTCTACTGAPGSCTHTANNGGVSEPCFVQVRKKEPPHPIRVAKTIDVIARFTFPTAYAVFLIFFFIHYKAFS is encoded by the exons ATGGGTTGGTCATGCGTTGTGGCACGCGCCGTGGCTGTCCTCCTCATGCTCAGCAGAGCATCTGCACTTACGTCcgatat ttttgcaGCGGGCAAGTCGGACAAAGAGATTCTGGACAATCTTCTGAAAAACTCCCGCTATGACAAAAGACTGCTCCCACCAGTAGATG GTGTCCTCACCGTAAATGTTAGCGTGCTACTTCTTAGTTTAGCATCTCCAGATGAATCTAGTCTT AAATACGAGGTTGAATTTCTTCTGCAACAGCAGTGGTATGATCCTCGACTGCGGTATTCAAATCAGTCGCATTACGACTTCCTTAACGCCATCCATCATCACGAGGATATTTGGCTACCCGATACTTACTTCATCATGCATGGAGACTTTAAA GATCCAATAATACCGATGCATTTTGCCTTGCGCATATATCGGAATGGCACCATCAACTACTTGATGCGGCGTCACCTCATTTTGTCCTGTCAGGGAAGCCTCAACATATTCCCATTTGATGACCCATTGTGTTCATTTGCGTTAGAAAGTA TATCATACGAACAATCGGCTATAACTTATGTTTGGAAAAACGATGAAGACACTCTAAGGAAGTCACCGTCGTTAACGACGCTAAATGCCTACCTCATCAAGAACCAGACCATTCCTTGTCCCAATAAAGCGAGCTGGAGAG CTGATGGTTTAACACTTTACGAAGACGATGAAGACCTGACATGTAATCTTTGCCAGAGACGATTTGAGGAGCAAG GTAATTACAGCTGCCTCAAAGTGGATCTAATCTTCACAAGAGATAGATCATTTTACTTCACTACTGTTTTCATTCCGGGCATCATTTTGGTGACGTCGTCTTTTATTACTTTTTGGTTGGAATGGAATGCAGTACCTGCTAGAGTCATGATAG GTGTAACAACCATGTTGAATTTCTTTACAACGTCCAATGGTTTCCGTTCAACGTTACCAGTGGTGTCGAATTTGACTGCAATGAACGTATGGGACGGAGTGTGCATGTGTTTCATCTACGCGTCCCTTCTTGAATTTGTCTGCGTCAATTACGTAGGTCGCAAGAGACCACTGCATAATGTGGTGTATAGGCCCGGCGAGAACCCAGTAACACAG CGACTGCCCGCAGTTCTGAGCAGAATTGGCATTATACTGGCCAGCCCCTTG GAGGCGATGGCATTCCTCCATTGGGCAAAATCTGAAACGCCTCAGCCGGAGACTAGCGGTGCT ggTGATAAAAAGAGAGAGTCAACAACTGCAACAGATCTGGTGACGTGTACAGCATGTACAGGTGCGCCCGGATCTTGCACACATACGGCCAACAATGGCGGGGTTTCCGAG CCATGTTTCGTTCAGGTCCGTAAAAAGGAGCCTCCGCATCCAATCCGTGTGGCGAAGACGATCGACGTGATAGCTCGCTTTACCTTCCCCACTGCGTACGCCGTGTTTctcatcttcttcttcattcACTACAAGGCCTTCTCTTAA
- the LOC123867641 gene encoding glutamate-gated chloride channel isoform X29, which yields MGWSCVVARAVAVLLMLSRASALTSDIFAAGKSDKEILDNLLKNSRYDKRLLPPVDGVLTVNVSVLLLSLASPDESSLKYEVEFLLQQQWYDPRLRYSNQSHYDFLNAIHHHEDIWLPDTYFIMHGDFKDPIIPMHFALRIYRNGTINYLMRRHLILSCQGSLNIFPFDDPLCSFALESISYEQSAITYVWKNDEDTLRKSPSLTTLNAYLIKNQTIPCPNKASWRGNYSCLKVDLIFTRDRSFYFTTVFIPGIILVTSSFITFWLEWNAVPARVMIGVTTMLNFFTTSNGFRSTLPVVSNLTAMNVWDGVCMCFIYASLLEFVCVNYVGRKRPLHNVVYRPGENPVTQRLPAVLSRIGIILASPLEAMAFLHWAKSETPQPETSGAGDKKRESTTATDLVTCTACTGAPGSCTHTANNGGVSEPCFVQVRKKEPPHPIRVAKTIDVIARFTFPTAYAVFLIFFFIHYKAFS from the exons ATGGGTTGGTCATGCGTTGTGGCACGCGCCGTGGCTGTCCTCCTCATGCTCAGCAGAGCATCTGCACTTACGTCcgatat ttttgcaGCGGGCAAGTCGGACAAAGAGATTCTGGACAATCTTCTGAAAAACTCCCGCTATGACAAAAGACTGCTCCCACCAGTAGATG GTGTCCTCACCGTAAATGTTAGCGTGCTACTTCTTAGTTTAGCATCTCCAGATGAATCTAGTCTT AAATACGAGGTTGAATTTCTTCTGCAACAGCAGTGGTATGATCCTCGACTGCGGTATTCAAATCAGTCGCATTACGACTTCCTTAACGCCATCCATCATCACGAGGATATTTGGCTACCCGATACTTACTTCATCATGCATGGAGACTTTAAA GATCCAATAATACCGATGCATTTTGCCTTGCGCATATATCGGAATGGCACCATCAACTACTTGATGCGGCGTCACCTCATTTTGTCCTGTCAGGGAAGCCTCAACATATTCCCATTTGATGACCCATTGTGTTCATTTGCGTTAGAAAGTA TATCATACGAACAATCGGCTATAACTTATGTTTGGAAAAACGATGAAGACACTCTAAGGAAGTCACCGTCGTTAACGACGCTAAATGCCTACCTCATCAAGAACCAGACCATTCCTTGTCCCAATAAAGCGAGCTGGAGAG GTAATTACAGCTGCCTCAAAGTGGATCTAATCTTCACAAGAGATAGATCATTTTACTTCACTACTGTTTTCATTCCGGGCATCATTTTGGTGACGTCGTCTTTTATTACTTTTTGGTTGGAATGGAATGCAGTACCTGCTAGAGTCATGATAG GTGTAACAACCATGTTGAATTTCTTTACAACGTCCAATGGTTTCCGTTCAACGTTACCAGTGGTGTCGAATTTGACTGCAATGAACGTATGGGACGGAGTGTGCATGTGTTTCATCTACGCGTCCCTTCTTGAATTTGTCTGCGTCAATTACGTAGGTCGCAAGAGACCACTGCATAATGTGGTGTATAGGCCCGGCGAGAACCCAGTAACACAG CGACTGCCCGCAGTTCTGAGCAGAATTGGCATTATACTGGCCAGCCCCTTG GAGGCGATGGCATTCCTCCATTGGGCAAAATCTGAAACGCCTCAGCCGGAGACTAGCGGTGCT ggTGATAAAAAGAGAGAGTCAACAACTGCAACAGATCTGGTGACGTGTACAGCATGTACAGGTGCGCCCGGATCTTGCACACATACGGCCAACAATGGCGGGGTTTCCGAG CCATGTTTCGTTCAGGTCCGTAAAAAGGAGCCTCCGCATCCAATCCGTGTGGCGAAGACGATCGACGTGATAGCTCGCTTTACCTTCCCCACTGCGTACGCCGTGTTTctcatcttcttcttcattcACTACAAGGCCTTCTCTTAA
- the LOC123867641 gene encoding glutamate-gated chloride channel isoform X40 — protein MGWSCVVARAVAVLLMLSRASALTSDIFAAGKSDKEILDNLLKNSRYDKRLLPPVDGVLTVNVSVLLLSLASPDESSLKYEVEFLLQQQWYDPRLRYSNQSHYDFLNAIHHHEDIWLPDTYFIMHGDFKDPIIPMHFALRIYRNGTINYLMRRHLILSCQGSLNIFPFDDPLCSFALESISYEQSAITYVWKNDEDTLRKSPSLTTLNAYLIKNQTIPCPNKASWRGNYSCLKVDLIFTRDRSFYFTTVFIPGIILVTSSFITFWLEWNAVPARVMIGVTTMLNFFTTSNGFRSTLPVVSNLTAMNVWDGVCMCFIYASLLEFVCVNYVGRKRPLHNVVYRPGENPVTQPGDKKRESTTATDLVTCTACTGAPGSCTHTANNGGVSEPCFVQVRKKEPPHPIRVAKTIDVIARFTFPTAYAVFLIFFFIHYKAFS, from the exons ATGGGTTGGTCATGCGTTGTGGCACGCGCCGTGGCTGTCCTCCTCATGCTCAGCAGAGCATCTGCACTTACGTCcgatat ttttgcaGCGGGCAAGTCGGACAAAGAGATTCTGGACAATCTTCTGAAAAACTCCCGCTATGACAAAAGACTGCTCCCACCAGTAGATG GTGTCCTCACCGTAAATGTTAGCGTGCTACTTCTTAGTTTAGCATCTCCAGATGAATCTAGTCTT AAATACGAGGTTGAATTTCTTCTGCAACAGCAGTGGTATGATCCTCGACTGCGGTATTCAAATCAGTCGCATTACGACTTCCTTAACGCCATCCATCATCACGAGGATATTTGGCTACCCGATACTTACTTCATCATGCATGGAGACTTTAAA GATCCAATAATACCGATGCATTTTGCCTTGCGCATATATCGGAATGGCACCATCAACTACTTGATGCGGCGTCACCTCATTTTGTCCTGTCAGGGAAGCCTCAACATATTCCCATTTGATGACCCATTGTGTTCATTTGCGTTAGAAAGTA TATCATACGAACAATCGGCTATAACTTATGTTTGGAAAAACGATGAAGACACTCTAAGGAAGTCACCGTCGTTAACGACGCTAAATGCCTACCTCATCAAGAACCAGACCATTCCTTGTCCCAATAAAGCGAGCTGGAGAG GTAATTACAGCTGCCTCAAAGTGGATCTAATCTTCACAAGAGATAGATCATTTTACTTCACTACTGTTTTCATTCCGGGCATCATTTTGGTGACGTCGTCTTTTATTACTTTTTGGTTGGAATGGAATGCAGTACCTGCTAGAGTCATGATAG GTGTAACAACCATGTTGAATTTCTTTACAACGTCCAATGGTTTCCGTTCAACGTTACCAGTGGTGTCGAATTTGACTGCAATGAACGTATGGGACGGAGTGTGCATGTGTTTCATCTACGCGTCCCTTCTTGAATTTGTCTGCGTCAATTACGTAGGTCGCAAGAGACCACTGCATAATGTGGTGTATAGGCCCGGCGAGAACCCAGTAACACAG CCT ggTGATAAAAAGAGAGAGTCAACAACTGCAACAGATCTGGTGACGTGTACAGCATGTACAGGTGCGCCCGGATCTTGCACACATACGGCCAACAATGGCGGGGTTTCCGAG CCATGTTTCGTTCAGGTCCGTAAAAAGGAGCCTCCGCATCCAATCCGTGTGGCGAAGACGATCGACGTGATAGCTCGCTTTACCTTCCCCACTGCGTACGCCGTGTTTctcatcttcttcttcattcACTACAAGGCCTTCTCTTAA
- the LOC123867641 gene encoding glutamate-gated chloride channel isoform X25: MGWSCVVARAVAVLLMLSRASALTSDIFAAGKSDKEILDNLLKNSRYDKRLLPPVDDPEFCCGLTSPNDTLNQNNIGLPSLRPRSHNRGVLTVNVSVLLLSLASPDESSLKYEVEFLLQQQWYDPRLRYSNQSHYDFLNAIHHHEDIWLPDTYFIMHGDFKDPIIPMHFALRIYRNGTINYLMRRHLILSCQGSLNIFPFDDPLCSFALESISYEQSAITYVWKNDEDTLRKSPSLTTLNAYLIKNQTIPCPNKASWRGNYSCLKVDLIFTRDRAFYFTTVFIPGIILVTSSFITFWLEWNAVPARSMIGVTTMLNFFTTSNGFRSTLPVVSNLTAMNVWDGVCMCFIYASLLEFVCVNYVGRKRPLHNVVYRPGENPVTQRLPAVLSRIGIILASPLPGDKKRESTTATDLVTCTACTGAPGSCTHTANNGGVSEPCFVQVRKKEPPHPIRVAKTIDVIARFTFPTAYAVFLIFFFIHYKAFS; this comes from the exons ATGGGTTGGTCATGCGTTGTGGCACGCGCCGTGGCTGTCCTCCTCATGCTCAGCAGAGCATCTGCACTTACGTCcgatat ttttgcaGCGGGCAAGTCGGACAAAGAGATTCTGGACAATCTTCTGAAAAACTCCCGCTATGACAAAAGACTGCTCCCACCAGTAGATG ATCCTGAATTTTGTTGTGGTCTCACTTCGCCGAACGACACTctcaatcaaaataatattgggCTACCCTCGCTTCGGCCTCGATCGCACAATCGTG GTGTCCTCACCGTAAATGTTAGCGTGCTACTTCTTAGTTTAGCATCTCCAGATGAATCTAGTCTT AAATACGAGGTTGAATTTCTTCTGCAACAGCAGTGGTATGATCCTCGACTGCGGTATTCAAATCAGTCGCATTACGACTTCCTTAACGCCATCCATCATCACGAGGATATTTGGCTACCCGATACTTACTTCATCATGCATGGAGACTTTAAA GATCCAATAATACCGATGCATTTTGCCTTGCGCATATATCGGAATGGCACCATCAACTACTTGATGCGGCGTCACCTCATTTTGTCCTGTCAGGGAAGCCTCAACATATTCCCATTTGATGACCCATTGTGTTCATTTGCGTTAGAAAGTA TATCATACGAACAATCGGCTATAACTTATGTTTGGAAAAACGATGAAGACACTCTAAGGAAGTCACCGTCGTTAACGACGCTAAATGCCTACCTCATCAAGAACCAGACCATTCCTTGTCCCAATAAAGCGAGCTGGAGAG GTAACTACAGCTGTCTAAAGGTGGACCTTATTTTTACAAGAGACCGAGCATTCTACTTTACCACAGTATTTATCCCTGGCATAATCCTGGTGACCTCTTCCTTCATCACATTTTGGCTGGAATGGAACGCAGTTCCAGCTCGTTCCATGATAG GTGTAACAACCATGTTGAATTTCTTTACAACGTCCAATGGTTTCCGTTCAACGTTACCAGTGGTGTCGAATTTGACTGCAATGAACGTATGGGACGGAGTGTGCATGTGTTTCATCTACGCGTCCCTTCTTGAATTTGTCTGCGTCAATTACGTAGGTCGCAAGAGACCACTGCATAATGTGGTGTATAGGCCCGGCGAGAACCCAGTAACACAG CGACTGCCCGCAGTTCTGAGCAGAATTGGCATTATACTGGCCAGCCCCTTG CCT ggTGATAAAAAGAGAGAGTCAACAACTGCAACAGATCTGGTGACGTGTACAGCATGTACAGGTGCGCCCGGATCTTGCACACATACGGCCAACAATGGCGGGGTTTCCGAG CCATGTTTCGTTCAGGTCCGTAAAAAGGAGCCTCCGCATCCAATCCGTGTGGCGAAGACGATCGACGTGATAGCTCGCTTTACCTTCCCCACTGCGTACGCCGTGTTTctcatcttcttcttcattcACTACAAGGCCTTCTCTTAA
- the LOC123867641 gene encoding glutamate-gated chloride channel isoform X37 — MGWSCVVARAVAVLLMLSRASALTSDIFAAGKSDKEILDNLLKNSRYDKRLLPPVDGVLTVNVSVLLLSLASPDESSLKYEVEFLLQQQWYDPRLRYSNQSHYDFLNAIHHHEDIWLPDTYFIMHGDFKDPIIPMHFALRIYRNGTINYLMRRHLILSCQGSLNIFPFDDPLCSFALESISYEQSAITYVWKNDEDTLRKSPSLTTLNAYLIKNQTIPCPNKASWRGNYSCLKVDLIFTRDRSFYFTTVFIPGIILVTSSFITFWLEWNAVPARVMIGVTTMLNFFTTSNGFRSTLPVVSNLTAMNVWDGVCMCFIYASLLEFVCVNYVGRKRPLHNVVYRPGENPVTQRLPAVLSRIGIILASPLGDKKRESTTATDLVTCTACTGAPGSCTHTANNGGVSEPCFVQVRKKEPPHPIRVAKTIDVIARFTFPTAYAVFLIFFFIHYKAFS, encoded by the exons ATGGGTTGGTCATGCGTTGTGGCACGCGCCGTGGCTGTCCTCCTCATGCTCAGCAGAGCATCTGCACTTACGTCcgatat ttttgcaGCGGGCAAGTCGGACAAAGAGATTCTGGACAATCTTCTGAAAAACTCCCGCTATGACAAAAGACTGCTCCCACCAGTAGATG GTGTCCTCACCGTAAATGTTAGCGTGCTACTTCTTAGTTTAGCATCTCCAGATGAATCTAGTCTT AAATACGAGGTTGAATTTCTTCTGCAACAGCAGTGGTATGATCCTCGACTGCGGTATTCAAATCAGTCGCATTACGACTTCCTTAACGCCATCCATCATCACGAGGATATTTGGCTACCCGATACTTACTTCATCATGCATGGAGACTTTAAA GATCCAATAATACCGATGCATTTTGCCTTGCGCATATATCGGAATGGCACCATCAACTACTTGATGCGGCGTCACCTCATTTTGTCCTGTCAGGGAAGCCTCAACATATTCCCATTTGATGACCCATTGTGTTCATTTGCGTTAGAAAGTA TATCATACGAACAATCGGCTATAACTTATGTTTGGAAAAACGATGAAGACACTCTAAGGAAGTCACCGTCGTTAACGACGCTAAATGCCTACCTCATCAAGAACCAGACCATTCCTTGTCCCAATAAAGCGAGCTGGAGAG GTAATTACAGCTGCCTCAAAGTGGATCTAATCTTCACAAGAGATAGATCATTTTACTTCACTACTGTTTTCATTCCGGGCATCATTTTGGTGACGTCGTCTTTTATTACTTTTTGGTTGGAATGGAATGCAGTACCTGCTAGAGTCATGATAG GTGTAACAACCATGTTGAATTTCTTTACAACGTCCAATGGTTTCCGTTCAACGTTACCAGTGGTGTCGAATTTGACTGCAATGAACGTATGGGACGGAGTGTGCATGTGTTTCATCTACGCGTCCCTTCTTGAATTTGTCTGCGTCAATTACGTAGGTCGCAAGAGACCACTGCATAATGTGGTGTATAGGCCCGGCGAGAACCCAGTAACACAG CGACTGCCCGCAGTTCTGAGCAGAATTGGCATTATACTGGCCAGCCCCTTG ggTGATAAAAAGAGAGAGTCAACAACTGCAACAGATCTGGTGACGTGTACAGCATGTACAGGTGCGCCCGGATCTTGCACACATACGGCCAACAATGGCGGGGTTTCCGAG CCATGTTTCGTTCAGGTCCGTAAAAAGGAGCCTCCGCATCCAATCCGTGTGGCGAAGACGATCGACGTGATAGCTCGCTTTACCTTCCCCACTGCGTACGCCGTGTTTctcatcttcttcttcattcACTACAAGGCCTTCTCTTAA